In Tachypleus tridentatus isolate NWPU-2018 chromosome 7, ASM421037v1, whole genome shotgun sequence, a genomic segment contains:
- the LOC143256417 gene encoding agrin-like, giving the protein MVLSLSAHSERLSLESRETGLRGQRENSFRIKFRTVEKHGLLLWLNKGATTHGDYLALAVGNGLLEFSFNLGKQRHLLIIRSLIRVDDGLWHTADIIRKKTLGTLRVDDGPPVSATSEPGATELNSDGLLWLGGSPGLPTGLPDHYYFGFNGCIASVLVEGEPLYIVMHGSGAVRFCEKS; this is encoded by the exons ATGGTTCTTTCTCTCTCTGCTCACAGTGAACGGCTATCTCTGGAATCTAGAGAGACAGG ACTTCGAGGACAACGTGAAAACAGTTTTCGTATCAAATTTAGAACTGTAGAAAAGCACGGGCTGTTGTTATGGTTGAACAAAGGTGCCACAACACACGGTGACTACCTGGCCTTAGCTGTCGGAAATGGTCTTCTCGAGTTTAGCTTTAATCTTGGTAAACAGCGCCATCTGTTAATAATACGAAGTTTAATTCGAGTGGACGACGGACTGTGGCATACTGCAGATATCATAAG aaagaaaaccCTTGGTACACTTCGAGTAGACGACGGACCTCCTGTGAGTGCCACTTCAGAACCTGGGGCCACGGAGTTAAACTCAGATGGTCTTCTGTGGTTAG GTGGGTCACCTGGGCTTCCAACAGGACTACCAGATCATTATTACTTCGGTTTTAACGGATGTATAGCATCTGTGCTCGTAGAAGGGGAACCACTGTATATCGTCATGCATGGATCTGGTGCCGTTCGATTCTGTGAGAAGTCTTGA